A stretch of DNA from Bacteroidales bacterium:
CCGATACGTTGATAGTAATCGGTAATTCAACCGTTTTAAATGCGACAGGTGCCGATACCTATCTTTGGAATCCAGCAACCGCTTTATCGTGTAATGATTGTGCAAATCCGACCGCTTCGCCTGAAAACACCATTCAGTATTGTGTGATTGGCTCTAATACATTTGGTTGTGCCGATACAGCTTGCATAACCATTACCGTTGATACCGATTGTGGTGAATTGTTTATCCCACTTGCTTTTAGCCCTAATGGTAATGGCAAAAATGATACATGGAAAGTTCAGGGTAGGTGTATAAAATCAATAGAACTTTATATTTACGATCGTTGGGGCGAAAAAGTGTTTGAATCATTTA
This window harbors:
- a CDS encoding gliding motility-associated C-terminal domain-containing protein, with protein sequence DTLIVIGNSTVLNATGADTYLWNPATALSCNDCANPTASPENTIQYCVIGSNTFGCADTACITITVDTDCGELFIPLAFSPNGNGKNDTWKVQGRCIKSIELYIYDRWGEKVFESFNQNDAWDGTFNGKPLDTDVYVYMLTIKLRNGEEKVFKGNITLLR